The Paenibacillus sp. G2S3 region ACGCAGCAAAGTGGTCTTACCGCTACCGCTAGCTCCAAGTATGGCAACGAACTCACCAGGTTCTAATTGAAACCCGATATCTTGCAGAACTGGATTTTTATCTTCCCCAACTGCCTTGGCTAAGTGTTCAACTGTGATCATAGTTCAGCCTCTCCCTGTCTTTATCTATAATCTATAGTGTACTCTGAAAGCCAGATGAATTTCCATGCGAGCACTCGTTCTTATCTTACCTCAAATTTTTTGCCGTGGCGAGAAAAATAACCCAAGCAATCCGAACATGATATATAAAGCACCCATCAAGCCGAAAATCCCCCCGCCCCAGCCGACTTGCATGAGCAAACCGCCGATACCTGGACCTATAATACTGCCTATACTAAAATGGAAGGAAGCAACCACATTTGCAGCAGGCAGTAAATGTCGTGGTAAAATATCTGCAGCCAGACTAAGACCTAATGAGAAAAAGGAGCCTACAAGTCCCCCAGCAATCATCAACAGCACCATAGTCACTTTGAAATGGTCACCTGCTAGTGGCAGCAATGCGAAGGCAATTCCGCCTCCAATCCCGGTAAGAATCAATACCTTCTTTCGACCAAATCGGTCGCTCCACACCCCTAGTGGGAATTGTAACAACAGTCCCCCTATGCCTGCAAAAGGCAATAAGGCTGCAATTTGATCCGTGCTGTATCCGATCCGGAGACCATACACTGGAAAATTACTGTTTAAGCTCGCTTCCATGAAACCGTACAGGAGTGCAGGAATTAAGGCGAACCATGCTAGACTATAGCACCGGCCAAACCGGCGCACCTGACTTTCGCCACTCTCAACTTTATCCGGCCTGGAATCGGGAAGCATAGTAACTGCAAGTATTAGGACCAGCAAAAAAAGAAAAGCTAGAACAATAAAAGGTGTTGCCTGGCCAAAACGAAGCAGACTGATTCCAAGTGGCCCCAAGCTAAAACCCAGACCATAGGACATTCCGTACAGGGAAAGATTTCGTCCCCGATGCTCAGCAGGCGTCATTAGCAGTACCCAAAGCTGGGCGGCATAATTGATAGCTGCATCACCAACACCAACAAGTAGACGCAATACAAACCATATTTTGATTCCAGGAAAAAAGGGGAATAGGAGCAAGCTTACCAAGACTAGGCTTATTCCACCAGCAATCAATTTTTTAAATCCAATTGCTCCCAGAACTCTTTCAGCAATCAAGGTCATTCCGAATGATCCTATGTATAGTGCAGCTGCATTTAGTCCATTAAGCGAAGAGGAAACTCCTTTCTGCTCCAATAAAATGGATAATACGGGAAGCAGCATCCCTTGGCTGAGTCCAGCCGCTATTGTAGCGGTAATAAGAATCATGAAATTCATTTTGCTGTTACTTCGAATAGATAATTTTGGCCGGTCTGACACAGATGATATCCCCCTATGATTAATAACGCTAATTTGTTCTAACGCAATTGGCAAACACCGAACATTATAGTGGACAACCCTCTTCAAAACAAGAGATAATATGAAGATGTTACGGATTTCCTGGGGGTGCATGAGGCATGGAGTACGAATTAAAGATCGACGTATCGCCGGTTTATGAACTGCTGGACAGTTTTATGTTATATGTAACTAGAAAATGGATCTCCAATTTGGACATTGGTCCCCACTGGATAAGTGATGTGGAAGATCGCATTTCTCCTCATAAGGTAACAGCATTAATGCAAGCCGCCGAGTGGCCTTTTACGGATTATGATGTGCTTTATGCCTGGGTCTACATTCGAGGACCTGTAACTTCAGTGCAGCATTTCTTTGATGATCTGGATTCAGCTTCCATAGAAGAATGTTATCAGCAGATCGCTCCGCTCATTCAGGAGTTTACGATTGAAGATGCTTTTCGGATCCGAAACAGCTATAGTCCACTCTTGCGTCTCTGGTATGAGCAGTACTTCCGCCATGTGGAGCACAAAATTTTACCGCTATTAATTGAAGATGCTTCCGAGAAAAAAATGCTTGAAAGCAAAATGGACCCCATTTCTTTAATCGAATATGCATCTGGCGGTGTAGTTTTCGAGGAGATCTCGGATCTAAAAACGATTGTATTACTGCCAACTGTTCATAATCGTCCAATTAACACCTACTGCTTCTACAAAACCATGGTGATTGTACAGTATCCTGTAGATGTACCTTTAGAAGATGAAAATGAGCCGCCTATGGTCCTTTTGCGCATGACCAAGGCACTTTCCGACCCCACCCGACTTCGATTGCTTCGTTATGTCGCACATGAACCAAAGTCGCTTTGGGAGATGCAATCTGATCTTAATCAATCCAGAGAAATGCTGATGCATCACCTTATGATCCTACGAGTAGCCGGCTTACTCCGCATCCATCTTAGAGGTGAACAAGACGAACGTTTCAGTATTCGTCCAGATGGCGCCTCAGAGCTTCAAATGTTCCTAGAATCTTATATTTACCTATAAAACACTATACAGATACAGATCCAAGGAGTGAGAGATATGAAATACATGACACAACAGGTGATTTTCGATCTAGATGATACACTGGTCCACTGCAACAAATATTTCGATCTGATTTTAGGGCAATATTTTGAGCTAATGACAGATTGGTTTAATGAATTTGGCCCGAGCACCAGTGAACTACGCGACAAACAAATAGAGATTGACGTGCACACGGTCAACACAAGTGGTCTTGCTAGCGATAATTTCCCTAAATCACTAATCGCTACCTATCGTTATTTCTGCGCCAAATATAATCGTCCAACGGACCGTTTTCAAGAGCAGCAATTACACAAGCTCGGACTAAGCGTCTACGACCAAGAAATCGAAGCTTACCCTGGCATGGTTGAAACGCTTGATACGCTAAAGCAGGATGGCCACCATTTATTCCTGTACACAGGTGGAGATGATACGATCCAACAACGTAAAATTGAGCAAATGAAGCTGGATACTTACTTTGATGACCGGATCTATATTCGTCAACATAAAAATGTTGAGGCGCTTGAAAATATTTTGACTACACAAGGCTTTGACCGCAAACGTACCTGGATGATTGGTAACTCGTTACGGACAGATGTACTTCCGGCAGTAACCGCAGGCATTAACAGTATCTATTTGAAGCAACAGAATGAATGGAGTTACAACCTTATAGAACTAGAGCAAGAAATGCAGCAAGCTGTGAAGACGATCTCCTCCATCCATGAGGTACCGCCCGTTATTCGTACAGCTACCCTGCAAAAACTCTAAGTTCAACTTAACCTCAGACATTGTTACAAATGACATATCTACTCTACCTCAGGGATGATTATACTATTTTTGTACAATTCCCAAATGAGGTAGGAGATGAGATATGAACAAGAAAGTGAAGTCCAACCATTCTCGAACTAACAAACAAATGCTTCCCATGCTCTTAGGTGTAGTTGTTGTAATCCTTGTCGCTGTTATTGTCTTCATCCTTAATGACAAGACGGACAGTACAGAGGGATTACCTAACTACACTGATGTGAAGGGGAGCATTGTTGTTGATGGGCTAAAATACGAAAAGCAACCTCATCTTGGTAGTCCTGATGCCAAAATCAAAGTTATCGAATTCGCAGATTTCAAATGTCCTGCCTGCAAAAATTGGACGGAGAAATATCTGGATACTTTTGTTAAGGACTACGTGGATGCCGGAAAAGTAGAGCTCTTCTTCATGAACTTTGCCTTCCTGGATCGAGATTCCTATCTTGCTGCAAGTGCAGGTGAAGCCATTTATAAGCAAAGCAACGAGAAGTTCTGGGAATATCTCCATAAGCTGTATGCCAATCAAGGCGATGAGAGCAAAATATGGGCTACACAGAAGTTCATTCTAAATTTCGTCAAAAATAATATTGAAGGCATTGATTATGCTCAATTCGAGACAGATCTCAAGAATCATACCTATATGTTTGATGTCAAAGAAGACTTTAAGGTCGCGGGATCGTACGGAGTTAACGGAACACCTAAATTTATGGTGAACGGTGTCCTGCTTCCAGACTCCTCTTACGAAGGGCTAACTGCAGCGATTGAGGCACAGCTGGCTAAAGCCACTGAATAATTATAGCGAGCTAGCATAAAAAAGGTGTCTCTGCCACGTATCCAACATGGCTAAAGACACCTTTTTGTCGTACACACAATCTTTCTA contains the following coding sequences:
- a CDS encoding MFS transporter; the encoded protein is MRSNSKMNFMILITATIAAGLSQGMLLPVLSILLEQKGVSSSLNGLNAAALYIGSFGMTLIAERVLGAIGFKKLIAGGISLVLVSLLLFPFFPGIKIWFVLRLLVGVGDAAINYAAQLWVLLMTPAEHRGRNLSLYGMSYGLGFSLGPLGISLLRFGQATPFIVLAFLFLLVLILAVTMLPDSRPDKVESGESQVRRFGRCYSLAWFALIPALLYGFMEASLNSNFPVYGLRIGYSTDQIAALLPFAGIGGLLLQFPLGVWSDRFGRKKVLILTGIGGGIAFALLPLAGDHFKVTMVLLMIAGGLVGSFFSLGLSLAADILPRHLLPAANVVASFHFSIGSIIGPGIGGLLMQVGWGGGIFGLMGALYIMFGLLGLFFSPRQKI
- a CDS encoding helix-turn-helix domain-containing protein, which gives rise to MEYELKIDVSPVYELLDSFMLYVTRKWISNLDIGPHWISDVEDRISPHKVTALMQAAEWPFTDYDVLYAWVYIRGPVTSVQHFFDDLDSASIEECYQQIAPLIQEFTIEDAFRIRNSYSPLLRLWYEQYFRHVEHKILPLLIEDASEKKMLESKMDPISLIEYASGGVVFEEISDLKTIVLLPTVHNRPINTYCFYKTMVIVQYPVDVPLEDENEPPMVLLRMTKALSDPTRLRLLRYVAHEPKSLWEMQSDLNQSREMLMHHLMILRVAGLLRIHLRGEQDERFSIRPDGASELQMFLESYIYL
- a CDS encoding HAD family hydrolase, which encodes MKYMTQQVIFDLDDTLVHCNKYFDLILGQYFELMTDWFNEFGPSTSELRDKQIEIDVHTVNTSGLASDNFPKSLIATYRYFCAKYNRPTDRFQEQQLHKLGLSVYDQEIEAYPGMVETLDTLKQDGHHLFLYTGGDDTIQQRKIEQMKLDTYFDDRIYIRQHKNVEALENILTTQGFDRKRTWMIGNSLRTDVLPAVTAGINSIYLKQQNEWSYNLIELEQEMQQAVKTISSIHEVPPVIRTATLQKL
- a CDS encoding DsbA family protein; protein product: MNKKVKSNHSRTNKQMLPMLLGVVVVILVAVIVFILNDKTDSTEGLPNYTDVKGSIVVDGLKYEKQPHLGSPDAKIKVIEFADFKCPACKNWTEKYLDTFVKDYVDAGKVELFFMNFAFLDRDSYLAASAGEAIYKQSNEKFWEYLHKLYANQGDESKIWATQKFILNFVKNNIEGIDYAQFETDLKNHTYMFDVKEDFKVAGSYGVNGTPKFMVNGVLLPDSSYEGLTAAIEAQLAKATE